From the bacterium genome, the window CCGGCCCGCCGGCGTTGAAGCGGCTCTGCGGCGTGGCCAGGATGCGCCGTTGAACGGATCGGTGTCTTGGGCTACGTTGTCCTGGATTCCGCCGGTCGCCGGCCGGCCCCAGATCGACGAGACCGACGACGACGACCCTGACGATGAGGGAGCGACGTGGCGACGGACCCCTACCTGGACGACGAGCAGCAAGGCGGCGGCTTCAACCCCGCGGACCTGCTGCGCACCTTCCTGCGGCGCAAGTGGCTGTTCATCGTGCCGTTCGGGCTCTGCCTGGGCATGGCCTTCGTGGCGATCCGCACCATGGAGCCGGTCTACTACGCGGGCGGCCAGATCAAGGTGCTCGCCGAGCAGACGACCTCGCGCACCCTCAGCGAGGGGATGCCCCGGTACACCCGCTCCAAGGAAGCCGACGCCGAGACGATGGTCCTGATCCGTTCGATCATCACGAGCCCGCGCTTCCTGGAGCGGCTGGTGCGCGATCTGGACCTGACCTCCTCGGACCTGCTGACCGAACAGGACCGCCTCGACATCCAGGCCGCCGGCCGCGAGCCGGCCGAGGCCCTGGTCAGCAGCCTCAACCGCTGGATCCGCATCGACAACGACGACACGCACATCTTCCGCATCGGCGTGCGCCATTCCAACCCGGACCACGCCTACAAGATCGCCCAGGAGATCCTCACCAGGTTCGTCCAGGAGGAGCAGGAGGGTCGCCAGTCGCGTTCGACGACCACGCGCGACTTCCTCACCGAGCAGCGGGAGAACTACGAGAACAACCTGGCGGAGGCCCAGCGCCGCCTGACCAACTACCAGCGCTCCATGCTGACGAACTCGCTGGCGGGCAACCCCGTCAACGAGCAGAACCTGGCCCAGGCCGAGATCGCCCGCACCCGCCTCGAGCGGCAGGCGCGCGACAACCGCCAGCAGACGCTGCCCCAGCGTCAGTCCGAGTCGCGGGCCGTGCTGCCGGCGTCGGACCAGCTGGCGGCCCAGGTGCGGGCCGAGCCCGAGTTCGCGGGCTTCGTGCGCGAGATGATCGCCCTGGAGATCGCGGCCGAGGAGGCCCAGCTGACCGGCGCCCGCACCGCCGTCGAGCAGCAGAATTTCGTGGGTACCAAGCGGCTCGAGTTGGACACGAAGCTGCGCGCCCGCGTGCGCACCGAGTACCCCAGCCTCGCGGCCGCCGGGCAGGGCCAGGTCTCCCAATACATCTTCTGGCTGCTGTACGCGGACGTCCACGACGCCGTCGCCCGCGCCGTCGCGGGTTACGTCCAGGACTACCGCAACTTCATGACCCGCCAGCCGGAGCAGGCCGCCACCCTGGCCGGGCTCCAGCGCGACGTCGAGGCCGCCCAGGAGCTGCTGCGCACCATCGGGCAGGACATCAACCGCGAGAACATCAGCCTCGCGGCCAGCATGTCGGAGATCGGCTACCGGATCGAGGTGTACCGCACGCCGCGCCGGCCGAACACGCCGATCGAACCCGACAAGAACAAGCTCAGCCTGATGGGCTTCGCGCTGGCCCTGGCCCTCGGGTTCGGCCTGGTGGTCGTGGCCGAGATGATGGACCGCTCCTTCAAGTCCGTGCGGCAGATCGAGCGCACGCTGGGGCTGAAGGTCATCGGCACCCTGCCGGTGGTGACCGAGGGCGCGCCGTTCGCAACGGTCCGCCGCCGGCGGGTCCTGCTGTGGGCCCTGATCGTGGTCTCGATCCTGGCCCTGGCGGCGGTCGGATTCCTGTGGCTCTACCCGCGGCTGGCCTAGGCGCGCGAAGGGACGGCATGGCGATCAAAACCAAGATACCGAAGCGGCGGCCGGGGTACGACAACGAGTCGCCCCTGGCCATCGAGCTGCGCCGGGTGATGATCCGCCTGAACCGGGAGCTGGATCTCGAGCGCAAGCGCTGCATCATGGTCACCAGCTCCGAGCGCGGGGAGGGCAAGAGCCTGTTCGCCCTGCACTTCTCGCAGGTGCTGGCCCACCACATGCAGAAGCGGATCCTGCTGGTCGACGGCGACATGCGACGGCCCGTGCAGCACACGGTCTTCAACGTGGCCCTGCACCCCGGTCTCGCGGAGTACCTGCGGGGCGACGAGGCCCCGATCGCGCCGCGCAAGACCCACCTCGCGAACCTGGACTTCCTGCCGGCCGGGCGCGCGGGCGACAACCCCAGCCTGCTGCTGCAGGAGGGCCGCGTGCGCCGCGTCTTCGAGGCGCTGAAGCAGGACTACGACGTGGTGGTGCTGGACTGCCCGCCGGTCGTCCCGGTCAGCGACCCCCTGCAGTTCGTGGACGTCTGCGACGGCGCCATCTACCTGGTGATGGCCGGCCGCACGCCGCGCGACCTGTGCGAGCGCGGCGTGGGCATCCTGCGCAGCGTCGGCACGAACATCATCGGCGTGGTCGCCAACAACCTCGGCGAGGTGCTGCCCTACTACTTCGACCACAAGTACTACGGGTACGGCGAGCGTCGGGAGGGGACGCGGGCGGACTGAGCGACCGGCGCGGCCGCGACATCGAGAAGGGCGCCTCCCGGACGGGGGGCGCCCTTCGTCGCGTCGGGCTTCGCGGCCGCTAGACGGCCTTGGCCTTGAAATCCTTGCCGGCCCAGCCCTTGGCGGCCACCAGCAGGACCGTCGAGACCATGGCGATCAGCGCGTAGTAGAGCCACATGGTCTGGGGTTCGCGGGGCCCCTCGGCGGGGCAGTACTTCTGGATCATGGCGCCGGAGTACAGCGGCACCAGCATCTTGGTCAGGAACCAGGGGAACTGGGCCACGCCCATGTAGGCGCCGGTGCGGCCCTCCGGGGCGATCTCCGCCGCGTACT encodes:
- a CDS encoding CpsD/CapB family tyrosine-protein kinase — translated: MAIKTKIPKRRPGYDNESPLAIELRRVMIRLNRELDLERKRCIMVTSSERGEGKSLFALHFSQVLAHHMQKRILLVDGDMRRPVQHTVFNVALHPGLAEYLRGDEAPIAPRKTHLANLDFLPAGRAGDNPSLLLQEGRVRRVFEALKQDYDVVVLDCPPVVPVSDPLQFVDVCDGAIYLVMAGRTPRDLCERGVGILRSVGTNIIGVVANNLGEVLPYYFDHKYYGYGERREGTRAD